ttggtggatTTATACCGAAAAACGCTGTGCCGCTTCAATGACgtacatgcacacacactacGTCGGGAATAGCTTACGGGCGCAATACGCAGCAGTGCGCTCGCGCGCAGGTAATACGCAAAGCAAAATACCAATAGTTTCACCACAAATACACGCATAACAGCACACAACTGATGGAaggtattttatttcattgttaAATTTCCCCTTTTGCCTTCCTTCTCCCCACCCCCTCTATTGCTCttcaatacacacacacattacgaAAATAAACGTACATTTTccttgttatttgtttttccccctctTTTCACTCTGGTTGCGCAAAGTGCGTGTGCACACttgcgttgtttgtgtgttggatGCAAGGGTGTCTTCCCCATTTTCGGGTGCCCTTTCCTACGTTGATTTCCTCGCTCGCGTGGGTTTTCCCTCGTGCACAGTGGCCTTAATGAAATGCGTTTTCCTTCCTAAACTCACCCTCACTACTAGTTTTAACGCAACCGTAGTAAACCGTGTTCCAGTTTTACGCACCCAGGATGGAAGATAAGCAGCGCGCACCACTACTCAGctgatttaattttctttcactttcccCAACCTGTTGCACTGTTTTCCGCCACCCCCGGGGCCATACCATTCCCGCCCGGTCCCTTccattgctttccttttttttgtagcacgcacacacacacaatttcgCATAAAGGCCCACGACTTGCGAAACCAATTCTGTGGACGGGACAAACCCCAATTCACTTCCTTCTCCCAGGGTCACACACAACGAACGCACGCGACGTGTCACGATAAGGGGGGGTTATGGGGAATACCACGATTTCAGCTAGACCTCCCCGCCCCCTGCAcaaccccttttttcttcaCGGTAACGCGGATTCGGTAATTTCTGGCTACCGCCTACGCGCGATCGATCCACTTTTTCGTCTTACCAACAAAGCTACTCCGATTCTGCACGGACGCATACAACCCTGTAGGGTGTGTTTTTCCGTCACAAATTTACGTTCAACCCCCGACAGACTAATAACACGCAGCGCAATCCAACTTTACGAAGAGCACAACATATTTTGAACGATTTCTAGTGCGAACGAATGAAGAACTGCACCGTACCTTGAACGAGGTTGTCGTTTGACAGATGGAAACACAGCTGTGAAGCAGTGGCCACATATGGATGCAGTGGATTGtgatgaaatgtttaaaatgaaaacaattgaaataagcagtgattttatttcaattattaatttttattgcatcaaTTGCTTTAGTTAGGTGTGATACAATTTAATAGCAAACTATTTTCtttatatatttaattttctattctaaacgtttgttttgttttggatacGACCACAGCGTAACGCGCATGATCAATCTGAGCGGTGCACAAGGTTGATAGACGTCATGATGGACGCGAGAGCGCTTTGGCAGCACTGCTTGTTTCTGATCATGCGTGATCATAGTGATCTTGAACGGAAAATTCGAATCAACTTTTCCTCAAACATGCATTTTTCTATAAATTACAGTAATAAATGATCTATTCTAGATcttatttaaatataatattcgatttttaaatCTCTTGATGGGATAACTTCGTAACCGAAGAACCGAATATTTAGTGTCAATTGTCAACGATCATTCAAAAATTTCTTCGTATTCCTTGCTATTTTACGAGAAATCGATAGATCCGTCCTGTTCAATATCACATGGTCTGGCTTGCCCTGTAGTCCTGATATTCTTATATTGCGCCGACATGACATGACGCTCCTATACAACGCTCCTATACGCTCCTCCTCCGCCAAAAAGTACCTTCTTCACACGCCCTGCTCACAAATATTGCCACAGATATTCCACAGAACCCTATGGTTATGGCGAGAGCGTCGGTGCCCTTCGTCAGTATCGTCCGAAACTCATGAACGTAGAGAACTACAGGAAATAAGAGTCTTCTGGATCGTAGGAGTTTGTGGAGCCCATAGTAGGTATTTCGTTGCTTACCAACCGTACCAAGACAGCAGAACTCCTCTATAATCTCAAGATCGCCGCCATCAACTGATGCTCTGCTGTCCAGGCGGGATATTCAGGGCTCCAGGCTATCAAAGTCTCCGTCAAGAAGTCAGTTTGGCTTCGTCGCATTTAAATTCAATCCTAACCTTAAAGATTCGCGTTGCAGCCCGATGTTTGGACTTAATTTTTGGAATGCTCGAAGGATAACCAAAGTCTTCGCCTAGAGTTTCATGattgaacaaacaaatggCCAAATTTCTTAAAAAGCTGTGAGGTATATTGAAATATAtccaattttttaaataaacatacgTCTGAGAAAAAAACGGACGGTATTTTGTAGCGCATTTCAAATTATTGCAATTTAAACCGATAAAAAGTGCGTACGAAAACCTTTATTCAAACCGCATCCAAATATTTCGGATTAAAAATTACACAGAAAGACACGGAAACCCAATTTTTAAAAGAACAATTAATTGTTTAACGGTATTTACATTTCATACATGTATTCGCCATCCGTTCGGCTCGCGCTAATCGCACTGTAATAGATACCCTCCGTTCACGATCTCGTCCGCTAACCTTTACCTTTTAgtaaatgatttaaattatcttatccacctattgttttgttggtgcaGTGCGTACAATCGGCCGGCTCTATTTGGCGATATATCGATCGAGGTTGTTCCAGTTGCAGGAGTAATCGATCTGCAGCAGACCCTTTTTGCTTAAGCTGAAATGTTGCGGTGTGTAACATACGTTAGCGTTGGTCGCTGCGATCGCAATCGCGGTAGCCGGATCCAGCATCTGGCTCGGGCGCCTAGCAAGGCTCATACTCTGGCTGACGACGCTGACACTGCGGGACCGCCGCCTCGTCGGGCTGCCACCGGCCGTACCGGGCAACCCGCcgctgctggttgtggcgtacAGCGGCACGTGTTCCGCCTCCTGCCGGGCACACTCGAGACAATCGTTCAGCGTGTAGTAGTTGTGATGATCGGACAGGATCGTCCCAGTCACGGACGGTGGTGGTCCGAGCGGCAAACCCGGATGTCCctgctgatggtgatgtggatgatgatgatggtggtggaagtGTGCCGGCGGAGGCGGCGGTGGAGGTGGCGGTGGCAGTGGCATGTAGCAGCAGCTTGGCTCGTAATACTCGTACGACGGTGGGCCAGGAAACTCCAGCTGTGGTAACGGTTTGGGCAGCACTATGGGACGCCTGTTGGAAGCGCTCTTGCCAAAACCGGGCGTATGGAGTCGCAGGGCCGACATCGAACTATCACACGAGCTTGGCTGCTCCGTCGATGAGGTTTCCAGATCTACAAAATGAGTGACCAAAAAGTAGATAAATGTTAATATTAACTAGCGATACACGTTTGCGCCTAACAGTATGCAATCTAAAGTCTCAGCAATACACAGGAGAGCAAAGAGCAAAAACCTTGAGGAATCAAACCGCGAAGGACCCTTCGAATGCTTTTGACGGTTAACCGCTTTTAGGAACGAAGGGCAATACAGTGGAACTCCAAAAAAGCAAACTGCACTTATCGAAAAACCGTAAATGGGGCAAGTAACGCACAAACAAGATCACCTCGCACCGTTACAAGTAACTGTTGGAAAAAGTGTTGTGACCTTCTGGAAGTATTTTAATCTGAACTACATTCACTGCAAAGCGCAATTTCGGGTAGGTTGCGCTTGGTTATCTGCCTTATTAAACgtaattaaaatgcattttctGCAAACGTTATCAAAGACCTATTTCAGACCTTCATTATATAGGCCGAAGAAGAATAGGTTTCAATTCCTCACACGTTTCTGGTCTCTGTTACACTTGTAATTATCATATTAACGCACCAAATTGGGCTAATTTCTTCGTGTCGGTCACGAGGAATTACTTACAGCGCACTCGCACAACCAATTCCGGCCGTTTTTCGAACATGTCGACACCTCTTTAACTTCCTTTTGCTGAAACTGAACCTTATCACATCCACTAGTAGCTCAACTTCAAACTCCCAGGAAGATTTCACAGACCCTGATCTGAATGCAGTTCGGCAACGTACGTTGTAACTACACCCTCAACACAATCACCAGATGTCAGATCACTTGATCGCGTGCACAAATTTTGAACTTCACGAGCACCTGAGCACCGTCCCCAATTGTGCGATCTCCACACACGGCACATTCCACGGCAAATCGGAACGACCCGAGCAGTGTCCCGCGCCACCACGGCCAGACGGGGAAAATTGGAACACTAGGCCACACTAGGCAGCACGGCAATGATGATCCTGTCTGCCTGCACCCAGCGCGAATGAGAGAATAATGGGATCGACGGAAAAAAAGGCACCACATCCGTACGGGGGCAAGATCGTACGCTAAATGGCATAACCGGTGCGTCCGGCATACGACGAAAGTGCTGCTGAAACGCGAACCAAACAACATACCCCAGGTCGACTCACTTCGGCTCCTAGGGGGGATTTCGGTTGCCCGTGCTATTTCGAACGAAAGTAAAGGCGCTGGTGGACGGTGGTGGACTGCCGACGGTCTAGGGTCTCTGGCCCTAGTTAGACcgtcagcagcaacaacgcgGAAACCACGAACCCGGAGACCTGTTGCAGCGCTCGAGGAAATGGGAAATGTGAAGACACTCGTCATATGGTACTGATTGTATgtacgtgtttgttttttctctctctctctctgtctggTTTTCCTACTTTTTCCTTTAACCACTCATCCGTACATTCCTCTTGTTGGTTCTGCTCATTGCCTAGACAAGCCAATTGCCCTCGCAGTATTAAACATGGCGTTTTATGTTGGCCAAAGTTCCGTTGTAGTCAGTGGTTGGCTCGGTATCAAGCGCTCACACACGACTCACCGTGAATGGGAGCTGGCCGTTGCAGTGGAAGTTCTTCCCGTACGTTCTTCCGACGAACGGTTCGGCAATGGATGGACGTCGTGCAAAGGGAGATCACATTGCTTGGTCTCTGCGTTGGCTCACACTCACACCCCAACTGGGTACTGGGGATCAAGTACCCGCCACGTCTAGTGAGCAACGGATCAGcgtgtttgtctgtttttgcTTACCGTAACAcaaccgaacgaaacaaaacaaacttctcGTTGCGTGATGATTGTGCGTTATTTAATCTTAAACAAATGCCTTCTGCTTAAACTCTCAAGAGTCATAGCTAACAGCATTCGTGCTGCAGATCACGTACCAATCGTGCATTGTTGGAAAGATagactttaaaaaaatttgcCAAAAACTGTTACAGTATACACATTTCGACAGACTCTTTTTAGGTGGCAAATATCATAAAACGTTCAACGAAATTGTTTCCTTCAACCAAAATCTTGTAAAAGAGAGGAATTAAGCTAGATGCTTTTTAATACTCTGCTCACGCTTGTGATCTTCTGCTAAAGAATCTGAATTTCATGATCTTTCGATCATATTTTAATCAGATTTACCTTCAAAATGAGTTGAGAGAAGCTACGGTTAAGGTTCCACTCAAAAATGATCGGAGATGATCAGCTGAATAAAGTGTGCATACATGGGGGAACCCGCTTTAGAATTCAAGTAATGGGACgttttgtatattttaatCATTGAATAAAGTCAATGTATGTCATATGCAACAAAACAGACGGCTCAATCATTCTTCTCAAGAATAGACAAAGCGCCTCAAATGCTTAACTGCTTATTTAGAAGTTCTTGGACTTAGAAGAACTTAGAACTTCAAGATTAAATATTCAGCAAGATTAGATATCAGCCTTAAGGTAGTATCAAGATATTCTCCAAGGATATACTTTAGCCTAACAGTATTTGTCATTTATGTGTCCAACAAAATGGAGCTGTTAGTTCTTAGTGGCTATAACTCCAGAGATATTTTGTCCAGTTCTCCAATTTTCGATGTTTGATCAGTGTtcgaaatgatttgttttcatcattgtaaaaaaattaaaagaaattcaTTGATTAAATATTATCCCATGTCACATCAGTTATATAAACTttactttcgatttttttaatgaataaaaaactttgtttttaaGTTTGTGCATTATAGTGTTATAAGAAGTTACGATTAGCACAGCAAGAATTACTTGTGGAGATCGACAGCAGTTAAAAATACgatgttttaattgttttaataagtAGTCTCCAAATATGTGCTTTAATTTCAAGGCGTGTGTGCAAATCTCACTGACGGATCTACATTTATGGCATTTTATACCTTCTTTATAGCatcatattttataaaatactGATTTTCTGTTCAATCTTTCGAAcaattgattgatttgattttcattGATTGATGAATGATGAATTATATAATTTCAAGGTGTTCCAATTTGTGTTTGGCTCACTGTGTGTCGATCAGCTTAAAAAATGGATTTGTTGTGCATTGGCTACTACCTATACTTTATAAATTACCTCAATTTCTTtaaaaccaaatcaaacaaTTTGATACAAATTACGACAATGCGCAATCAGTCAGCGAGAGGTCGCACttaaacaaattgaaattaaaagtTATTCTGCCCGTAATTAATATCATCCGCGCTAGATTGAGGTCACCGCATAGACCGGCCGAATGGCGTACCGATCTTTGACATGCCGAATTGAAGCCGAACAATGTCTTGCCGTGCTGAGGCAGTAAAACAACGAACACAAATCGCAAGGTATTTTCGCTACTTTACAATCATGCGGCAGCATGACGTCCAAGCAGCCGGGTTCTTTCGTTTCGCCTACTGCGTTCCAGTTTGTTCACCGGTGCGCTAGTGACGAAATCAGGCCGTTACGCAGCAGCAACGCTGCAATTTGCACCCGATGCGTGTACCTCGACCGATTGGATATATTTTTGGCAGGGCTATTATGCCCTCGCCTCGCACCCGAAGTGACGAGAATCTGAAGCGAAGGTGTACGAATATCAGAGCAGAGAGATTGCTTACGACGAAAATAAATACGTGAAAGAATCTTTCctcaataattaaaaacttttttttccagtCTGCTGTTGGACACAAGGCTCTCGTTTTCAGCTGTTGCGCACAGTTATGTCACAGCATTCGTGCCGAATTGTGTTGAAATTCTAATTACCGTTCAGAACGATATTGGAAACGCATTTCCCCGGGTGCAGCgcaagggagaaaaaaacagccaaGCAACCCGTGCAAAATAAACAAGCACCCAATTATGGGAACTCCGACTAAGCAGTTCATCAAACGGTAGTTTTGTCCATAATGATGGACAGTTTCAGCAAAGTGTAGCAAAAACCGGCAGAAATAAAGTAAAGCAGCGTTCCGATCCGCTGCACGCTTCATTGATCCACAGCGGTGGCGTATTGGGTTTGTAAAAACTGGCCGATGTTGAGCCGCTCAGTCGAGTATCGTAATGGAAAACCTAGTAATTTACCATAACGACCACCACGACCCACGCTCCCCGGGGGTAACTCACAACGCTGGCCATTTGTCAACATGTTTTGCCCTTCGGTTGGACCGCGGTTGCCAATCGTTGCCGTACCTATACGGACTGTTGGCGCTGCCTTACCCCATCGCTAATAGTTGACGCGTTTAACGCAAGAATGAGACCATTGGAAGAAGGCCCAACGTCGttcgaacgaacgaaaaactGGACCAACAGGTTTTCTATCAGGTCTTCTAATGATGCAGCTTCCTGCAGGGCCAAGAATCCCGCTCGTTGACCGATATAGACCGACGCTCTCTACCCGCAATCAGCCGCAATCGAAGACGCACCGTGCGCACTTGAATGTGTGCCATTGCAATGTTTGCCCTCGATTGCCACGGTATCACCGTCACGGGGCAGTTCACCTACTTTTATCTATTTTCACCTTCACCAAGGCACGGAATTCTGACGATACATCTTCAACATCGCTGTCCGTGCGGTATCTGAGTTTCGCTGCTTCGTGTCGGGAACCAGGACACAGCAGGAGTAGGAGCCATCATCTTACCACTTTCACAACCCCAAAAGCCCTCTGCGAGCATAATAGCCGGGTGACTTTCAGGGTGGTGTGTTGGCGAAAAACACACGGCAAAAGGTGCCGAAGAGTGGCCAATGTATGCACGTACAGGAAGCAATCATCGCATCCGGTCGGTACCGGGTCCGGTTTTGGCGTGCAAACCGGTTCGATTAATAGGTCCGACCGATCGTACCACACCTTCCGGAAGTGCGGCAGATCAGAGACCCCGCAAAACGCCTTACCTGTGTAGGAGCTGTAGACATGTTCATCGCCTCCGATGCTATCCTCGTCCATAACGGTATCGTAACGCTCGGTGTAGAATCCGTCCTCGTCCTCTTCAGCGTTTAGCTCTTCCTCCTCCGCTTCCTCCTCGTCCTCCTCTTCCATCTCGCTTGGACGCTCCTCCATCGGGTGATGATGCGATCCCGCGTCGAGTTCATCCTCCGGCGGCAGCAGCACGCCACTCTGACGCTCCAGGGCTTCCTCCCGTGCATCGGTTTCGAACTCGGGATCGATTAGCTCGGCACTGGAGCAATCGCGACACTCGAACCCATTACCGTTCAGCTCGCCGGGCACGTAGTAGAACTTGGACTGTATCGGTTCACCGGCTGGCGATGGTGGTACTTCGGACTCGGACGTTGGATCCATCACTTGTCTACAGAAATGATGAAGAAAGCACAAAAGCAAGATGAAAAACCTACCAGAGCATAGCACAGGCCCTGAGCGCTCTTTGGACGTGTTGAATTATAGACATTTGCACGTCACGGTAACTTGGGGCCCTGAGACGTTCATCATCGCGTCGCACCTCATCTGCATGAGGATGACCGGTTGGTATGACGGTGACGGTTGGTTTGTCCTAACGGAGTCATTAATTAAGTCACTCGCCACACTCACCGTACGGTACCCCTGGCAAACGGCAATGGACAAGAATGTGAATGATGACTGTTGGGGTGATCAAAACGTGATCCACGACAAGACTGGTGTGTGTCTCATGGTTGGGATGCAACCAAACAGCCTAGAATTCCTACAGTGGAGTTATTGAGATATTTCTACTCAAAGCCTAACCTTATAACCTATCGTAACACTTGGACAGTTCAATGAAATATGCATCTCTTAGAATTACATCCTTTTCAATTAAGTACGATGCGTCCAACCAACTCCTGCACAATCTCTCACTGTTTTATGTCATAACCAACCAGCACCATATAAACCCTCAAAGATTACCCGAAGCTAACTGCCAATGGAACCACATTCCACAGCGTATGTCCATCGCAAACGTGTGCCATTAAGAATAGGAATATCTAACCTTGCCAGCAGACCGATCTGGCCAATTAGATACCTGAAgatgcaaattaaatttagcatattATCCATTCCAATTACAACCTTGACGCGTTTGCTTGAGCAACAGGTCTTTTCCTTCCCTCCAACTTGCTTACGATGCATCCGATTCTTGTTCTCATTCCTCCATCATGCACACGCGAGACACTTACTTGCGAATGTAGACATAGTTCTCCATATCCCACGGATCGACATATCGCCGGTTAAAGATGGTGTTCGGACCGTCCTCGAAAATCGCACGTCGGACGTAATCGGACTCTTCCGCCGAGTCGTACTCCTTCGCGGTGTAGTAGATCGATTCGGCCGTCCGGCGGGACGATGCAAAACTGTCAAACCCTGCGTACGCCGGCATGTTTCATGTGGGGTGTTCGGTGGTGGATCGTTAATTTACGCGGTGCGCTAAATGTGCGTTAATGCTAGCAGATACTAATATCCAAACAGCTAGGGATAGTCCCAGTGTTATTGCTGAAATGAGACAAGAAAATTCggtgttaattttttattgcggttaattaataattacatCCACAACAGGAATTGAGGGTGAAACGTATACTCAAACActtatataaaattttaaattccaaatattgcaaatattgcgggaatagttgaagaagtagatGCAATTTGTCATAGAGAGTTACAAAAACAGACGGGATATTGAAGATGTGGAATTTTTGAGGAAGTTGTTGAGGGCAAGTCTTCAGTTTTATTAACGTATATAAgtatataatttatattttactcGCGAGACTCTTAGAATATTAGAATAACTAAGATCAAAATTGTATAACACAGACGAACGGAAGGCTCTGAATGATCTTAGCGTGAATACCAAGGGTATTAGGAAATTCCTATCATGTATATGAAGAACCGGACTTCACAGAACAGGACCggaacaaaatcccatccggacccatcccccgtacgcagggCAGACAATCTTGCTACCGGTAAAATCAGTCAAAGAAAGTCAAAAATAGTTGGCCTTGAAGTTGTTGCGTCGGTAAGGAGGAGGATATGTTGAATGACACCAGACGACCCAGTCCCTAAAGCTCTTTTAGGTCATCAACATGGACAGAAGAATATGTCCAAATCGAGAAGGAATGATGGTGTTGATGAGTCCACCGGTAAAAACCTCGATTAATAGCTCGACGGTAAACTTTATAGAGAACTTCTGCTAGAGACCAAGACTGCGATATAATTGGTCTGGAGAACCGTAACTGTCATGTATGAGATCCTTGAGAAAGGATCACGCTTAATCCATATGTAACGAATAAACGaccaaattaagttgaaataatgACTTATATGCTTTCTCCAGTACCTTCagtataaattattcattgaTGAAAATACTCGTCAGTGAGATGTTTAGAAGACTTCCGCTAAAGTTATAACATTGTTATTTGGGAATTGAAAACAACCTACAATTGATAATCAAGCTTTAACTTGCAGTGATGATAAGACTCGCTATAACCTATTGTCAACAAATTGTTTACAGTATTTTGCATATTGTTATACAAAGAAAATCAACTCAAAACCCCTCCTTCAACAAACTAGATCGTCTCAAAATGTTGCggaataaatattttgatacGCTTTTGGCAAGACGCTAGACAAGTTGCATAACCTTGCAAAATCACTAACCATAATAGCACGCACTGTaaggaaaacacatttctgggTGCAGTTCCACCGATCGCGTGCACGATCTTCATCCACAGGGACCACTCCTTGGTGCATCTCTTTGTTCGAAACGCATCATTCGCTACGCAGTCAGAAACATCTTCAGCCTTTGAACTTCATCACCATATAGGAGGGTGCGCGCGGGATTGCGTCTTGAATGCTTCGAAAATGCTCAACAAAAACACGATGTTCAACAACTTTCTCCACGCAACCGTTTCGGAAAACGACAGTGCAAACACAGAAAACGCTGGCGGGCCCACCGGAGTCCACCCGAGCCCGGGgtgagttttgtttatttttatgtgcaTCTAATGCGCAACGATTGCTACACGACCACCGTGGGTGATGCTGTACATGCGTAGGGGCCAATGGCTGAAATCTTCCCCGTACTCCGTGTGTATGTTTACGCAGCGGGTATTGGTGAAAAACCCGGAGTAAACAAAACTGGACAGATATTGAAaaacagcaatgcaaaaagACTGCGTACATCTGCACAGTGGGCAGTGGTTTGGCGAATGGAAAACTGGAATACAAAGATCACTAATAACAACCGtggtgaaaatttttttttccccagctGAGAGCAGTAGGCGACGGCACAGTGTGCGCGATAGAGGGAAAGAGAAACATTTGCGAAATTCATCGATTACATTCAAGCTTTAGTGATGGGTATGATACGGTCTCTGGGATGTGTACATCTGTAACGATCAGATAAGCTATTCCTGTTTGAAAGGCGTTCAAAATCATGTACACAACAGCTTATTGATTTTAAAGGGAAATCTACCCTTTGATCAAGTTGTTGAAGGATTGAATAACACGAAAGAATAAAGGggaattatgtttttattatatgCAGCACGAAACGGAAGTAATTGTGATAAATTGCGGGccttgttattttttgttatagcGTTATCATATCTATAG
The Anopheles moucheti chromosome 2, idAnoMoucSN_F20_07, whole genome shotgun sequence genome window above contains:
- the LOC128298241 gene encoding uncharacterized protein LOC128298241: MPAYAGFDSFASSRRTAESIYYTAKEYDSAEESDYVRRAIFEDGPNTIFNRRYVDPWDMENYVYIRKQVMDPTSESEVPPSPAGEPIQSKFYYVPGELNGNGFECRDCSSAELIDPEFETDAREEALERQSGVLLPPEDELDAGSHHHPMEERPSEMEEEDEEEAEEEELNAEEDEDGFYTERYDTVMDEDSIGGDEHVYSSYTDLETSSTEQPSSCDSSMSALRLHTPGFGKSASNRRPIVLPKPLPQLEFPGPPSYEYYEPSCCYMPLPPPPPPPPPPAHFHHHHHHPHHHQQGHPGLPLGPPPSVTGTILSDHHNYYTLNDCLECARQEAEHVPLYATTSSGGLPGTAGGSPTRRRSRSVSVVSQSMSLARRPSQMLDPATAIAIAATNANVCYTPQHFSLSKKGLLQIDYSCNWNNLDRYIAK